From Parasteatoda tepidariorum isolate YZ-2023 chromosome 1, CAS_Ptep_4.0, whole genome shotgun sequence, one genomic window encodes:
- the LOC107456355 gene encoding uncharacterized protein, whose protein sequence is MPALRKAKYKPFTKEIITKGYGFNTPQDGSVCKIKIILDEKNVITELNDSNEKEIVVGDVDEPVDRILEDCIRTMKEEEVCSLLFLHPCLNDDSSIPEDSVVEATAVENDENKSEDVKDPTSSDQNSTEAIDENVETQDDCKKDDQSLEVTKAPESVSSPEETLQEKLKNIKNLSNAVEIHFQLLSYTREPEIWEMSITEKWRRASYHKQRGLELYSRGAYQYAFRRFGLTLKYVISLEHDVPSMQEEGMDIKGLKLSCYLNVAACQMRHHNYDSVVINSSKALKLQPNNAKALYRRGSAYVQLQEYEKAKDDLDIAQQLEPKNQAIAKQQQLLKSQVQKLNQYYASAMKKYFS, encoded by the coding sequence ATGCCTGCCTTAAGGAAAGCCAAGTACAAACCATTTactaaagaaattattacaaaggGATATGGTTTTAATACACCACAAGATGGTTctgtgtgcaaaataaaaataattcttgatgaaaaaaatgttattactgAACTAAATGATTCCAACGAAAAGGAGATAGTCGTAGGAGATGTTGATGAACCAGTAGACAGAATATTAGAAGATTGTATCCGTACTATGAAGGAAGAAGAAGTTTGTTCCCTACTGTTTCTGCACCCTTGTCTCAATGACGACTCTTCCATACCAGAAGATTCAGTGGTTGAAGCAACAGCAgttgaaaatgatgaaaataaaagtgaagACGTCAAAGATCCCACTTCATCGGATCAAAATTCAACTGAAGCCATTGATGAAAATGTAGAAACACAGGATGACTGTAAAAAAGATGATCAGTCTTTGGAAGTGACCAAAGCTCCAGAATCTGTTTCTAGTCCTGAGGAAACTCTAcaagagaaactaaaaaacattaaaaacctttcaaatgcagttgaaattcattttcagcttttgTCTTATACAAGAGAACCTGAAATATGGGAAATGAGCATAACTGAGAAATGGCGCAGAGCAAGTTATCATAAGCAAAGGGGATTGGAATTATATTCTAGAGGCGCATATCAGTATGCTTTTCGTCGTTTTGGCTTGACCCTCAAATATGTTATATCCTTGGAACATGATGTACCATCAATGCAAGAAGAAGGGATGGATATTAAAGGATTGAAACTTTCTTGCTATCTTAATGTTGCTGCTTGCCAAATGAGACATCATAATTATGATTCGGTTGTAATTAATTCATCTAAAGCTTTAAAGCTGCAGCCCAACAATGCCAAAGCTTTATATAGGCGTGGCTCTGCTTATGTGCAGTTGCAAGAATATGAAAAAGCTAAGGATGATTTGGACATTGCACAGCAACTTGAACCTAAAAACCAAGCAATCGCAAAACAACAACAGCTACTAAAAAGCCAAGTTCAGAAGCTTAATCAATATTATGCTAGtgctatgaaaaaatatttctcataa